TTCATTAAACGCCTCGTTAATTTTTACCCATTCACGATCCCGGCGTGTCCGCCCAAGTCCAGTTAGGATATATTGCTCAGTTTTGTGGGATTCTTCCATATCAGCGCACTTCCTGACACCAAGCGGAACTGGATCATCTGTAGGGTGATAGGTTGTAACCATCCGCTTCTTCACACCCTCCAAACCATTACGTGTTCGACCAATTTTTGCGAACCTCTTATCACCGCACCATCTCCATGAATATACAAAATGACGGTGTTCACCTTCAGGCAATACTTGTTCTTCTTCCTCTGGCTCTGAATCTACCTCTACCTCTGAGCCAAATAAGAAAGAGAGTTGCACTGCCTCTGTACCAAATAAAGGGAGTTGCCCTTCCTTTAGAATGAAATTATTAAAATCAACCTCATCCAGATTAACGTTGAATTCATGAGATTTACTTTTTTCCAAATTCTGCTACACTATTTTTATTGGATATTTG
This window of the Candidatus Poribacteria bacterium genome carries:
- a CDS encoding GIY-YIG nuclease family protein, with translation MEKSKSHEFNVNLDEVDFNNFILKEGQLPLFGTEAVQLSFLFGSEVEVDSEPEEEEQVLPEGEHRHFVYSWRWCGDKRFAKIGRTRNGLEGVKKRMVTTYHPTDDPVPLGVRKCADMEESHKTEQYILTGLGRTRRDREWVKINEAFNELLEKSFSAVRLKNHSLLLI